The following coding sequences are from one Bufo bufo chromosome 2, aBufBuf1.1, whole genome shotgun sequence window:
- the MFAP3L gene encoding microfibrillar-associated protein 3-like: MGYPRFIFLSLLKRSFKDTMRISNFFWCPTLIVFLLMSLTTAINSEKTANHTSNGSEAVLESLPVITSMVDHIIVKEGNGAVIHCNIEGHPYPHFQWYHSNGHLLKEENEGKLWILDSGLLNITTVSFEDRGKYTCVATNSHGTVNNTVTLRVIFTSGDMGIYYMIVCLVAFTIVLVLNITRLCMMSSHLKKTEKAINDFFRTEGPEKLQKAFEIAKRIPIITSAKTLELAKVTQFKTMEFARYIEELARSVPLPPLIMNCRTIMEEIMEVVRLEEQGNAFLRQGAVGQEVCDVDEVFIIPKALQRGESPTADSDASSLHEPPRQIAITVSVHAMAKKQCLDTDSQDSIHSCTKEDSTSKACTDTSEPSEPPAENTTTCIIYESHV; the protein is encoded by the exons ATGGGGTATCCACGCTTCATCTTCTTAAGCTTGCTCAAACGTTCTTTCAAGGACACTATGAGGATCTCCAACTTCTTCTGGTGCCCAACATTAATTGTTTTCCTCCTGATGTCACTGACGACAGCAATAAACTCAGAGAAGACTGCTAATCACACTTCCAATGGTTCTGAAGCAGTATTGGAGTCATTACCTGTGATCACCTCTATGGTAGACCACATCATTGTGAAAGAAGGAAATGGCGCGGTCATTCACTGCAATATCGAGGGTCATCCTTATCCTCACTTCCAGTGGTATCATTCCAATGGGCACCTACTAAAGGAGGAGAATG AAGGAAAATTGTGGATTCTTGATAGTGGGCTTTTAAACATCACTACTGTGTCATTTGAAGACAGAGGAAAGTACACTTGTGTTGCTACAAACTCTCACGGCACTGTAAATAATACAGTTACCCTGCGGGTCATTTTTACCTCTGGGGACATGGGCATCTACTATATGATAGTCTGCCTGGTTGCTTTTACTATTGTGTTGGTGCTGAATATAACACGACTGTGCATGATGAGCAGCCATCTGAAGAAGACCGAGAAAGCCATTAATGATTTCTTTAGGACGGAGGGGCCAGAAAAATTGCAAAAGGCTTTTGAGATTGCAAAAAGAATACCTATTATCACTTCTGCCAAGACACTGGAGCTTGCCAAAGTTACTCAGTTTAAAACAATGGAATTTGCCCGATATATTGAGGAACTGGCCAGAAGTGTGCCCTTGCCACCACTTATTATGAATTGCAGGACCATAATGGAAGAGATTATGGAAGTGGTTCGCTTGGAAGAACAAGGTAATGCATTTCTACGACAAGGAGCTGTTGGTCAGGAGGTTTGTGATGTGGACGAGGTGTTCATCATTCCTAAAGCTTTACAACGGGGTGAGTCTCCAACAGCGGATTCGGATGCCTCTTCTCTCCATGAACCACCTCGGCAAATTGCCATTACGGTCTCTGTACATGCAATGGCAAAAAAACAGTGTCTAGATACAGATTCTCAGGACAGTATACATTCATGCACGAAAGAAGACTCTACATCAAAAGCATGTACGGACACTTCTGAACCAAGCGAACCTCCAGCTGAAAACACTACAACATGCATTATATACGAAAGCCATGTCTAG